A window of Chryseobacterium aquaeductus genomic DNA:
CTACGATTATTTAAAAGCGAGTTCAGCTTCTGTTTTAGGAGGAACTTCATTCAATAAAGCTCTTTACAACGGTATTACGACTTCTAATAATGCCGCTACTCTATCTTATGCTGGCGGAAACGCCGCACAGGCAGTTACAGAATTAGGAAGCTTCAAAGCTTCAGATTTAGAATTAGTTTTATATACAAAGACTTCAATAGGTGACGGAACTCAGGCAAATAACCCTTGGTTGCAGGAATTACCGGATCCATTAACAAGAATGTCTTGGGACAATTACTTGACAATTTCTCCGAAAGATGCAGAAAGATTAGGAATAGAAAATGATCTGAATGCCAGAATGCAGTTAGATGGTTCTATTGTAAACCTTACTGTAAACGGAGTGACAATAAAAGACGTTCCAGTATTCATCCAACCAGGTCAGGCAGACGGATCAGTAGGTCTTGCACTTGGTTATGGTAAAAAAGATTCTGGAGCAACTGCAGATACTGGTGTGAATGCTTATCCTTTATTTGACGGTTCAAACCTTGTGATTTCTGATGTTAAAATAGAAAAAACAGGTGAAGAGCATGAGTTCGCTGGAATTCAGCTACAAAATACCTTAATGGGTCGTTATGATATAGCTAAAGAAGTTCCGTTGACGGAATATCTAAATGTAGCATTTGATGACGAACACCACGGATGGAACAAACCATTGGAATATCATACGATAAGTGGTGCTTTGCCAGCAGGTAAAATTGATCTGTGGGATGCATTTGATGATACAGACGGTCCTCACTTTAACTTATCAGTTGATTTGAACTCTTGTACTGGTTGTGGAGCATGTATTATTGCTTGCCAGGCAGAAAACAACGTTCCTGTTGTTGGTAAGGAGGAGATCAGAATGTCTAGAGATATGTATTGGTTAAGAATTGACCGTTACTATTCTGCAAAAGAAAAAATCGAGACTAAAGAGGGTGTAGAGAGAGGATTGAATGTTCCTCAATTATACGACATATTGATAGAACCAAACCAAAGCCCTGATGTAATCTTCCAGCCGGTGATGTGTCAGCATTGTAACCACGCTCCTTGCGAAACGGTTTGTCCGGTAGCGGCTACATCACATGGTAAGCAAGGTCAAAACCAAATGGCTTACAACAGATGTATTGGTACTAGATATTGTGCAAACAACTGTCCTTATAAAGTAAGACGTTTCAACTGGTTTACATATAACTTGAATGACAAATTCGACTTCAATCAAAATAACGATTTAGGAAGAATGGTTCTTAACCCGGATGTTGTAGTAAGAACAAGAGGGGTAATGGAAAAATGTTCATTATGTATTCAGCAGACACAGGCAACCATCCTGAATGCGAAGAAAGAAAACAGAAAAGTGACAGACAATGAATTTAAAAATTCAGTGGCTTGTGCATCTGCTTGTTCTACCGGATCATTGACGTTTGGAGATATGAATGACAAAGAATCTGAAGTAAGAGGATTGTACTCTAGCAACAGAAGATATCATTTACTTGAGGAGATCGGAACAAAACCAAATGTGTTCTATCATACAAAAGTAAGAAACAGAGTAGAAAATTAAAGTTTAAATAATAAATAGGTAAAAAATGTCAGGACATTACGAAGCTCCGATAAGGGAACCTCTGATCATTGGTCACAAAACTTATCACGATATCACAGAAGATATTGCAAGACCTATAGAAGAAAGAGCAGGAAAGCTGTGGTGGGTATCACTATATGCGGCACTCGTTTTATTCATCTATGGATTCGGCTGTATCGCCTACACTATCGGGACAGGTATTGGAGCATGGGGGCTTAATAGAACTATTAACTGGGGTTGGGATATTACCAACTTCGTATGGTGGGTAGGTATTGGTCACGCCGGAACCTTAATCTCAGCAGTATTATTATTATTTAGACAACGCTGGAGAATGTCTGTCAACCGTTCTGCGGAAGCGATGACGATCTTCGCAGTTGTACAGGCAGCAATCTTCCCGGTTATCCACATGGGTAGAGTTTGGGTAGGATATTGGGTATTCCCGCTTCCTAACCAATTTGGTTCTCTTTGGGGGAACTTCAACTCTCCTCTACTTTGGGACGTATTTGCAATCTCAACATATTTCTCAGTATCAACGGTATTCTGGTTTATGGGGTTGATTCCTGACTTTGCAATGATCAGAGACAGAGCAAAAACTCCTTGGACTAAGAAAATTTATACATTCCTTGCATTCGGTTGGGGCGGTAAAGCCAAACACTGGCAAAGATTCGAAGAGCTATCTTTGGTATTGGCAGGTTTAGCAACTCCACTAGTATTCTCGGTACACACGACGGTATCTTTTGACTTTGCTACTTCGGTAATTAAAGGATGGCACTCTACGATCTATCCTCCTTACTTCGTTGCAGGTGCAATCTTCTCAGGATTTGCAATGGTACAAACACTATTGTTGATCGCTAGAAAAGTTTGTCACCTCGAAGATTATATCACAATGTATCATATTGAAATTATGAACATCGTAATTATTCTGACAGGTGGAATGGTAACAGTAGCTTATGCAACTGAATATTTCATCGGATGGTACTCTGGTTCTCGATATGAAGATTTTACATATCTTTCTCCGGGTGCTGCTACAGGACCTTACTGGTGGGCATTCTGGGCATTAATTTCTTGTAACTTAATTATTCCGGCTGCATTCTGGTTTAAAAGAGTGAGAACAAATATCCTTGCAACATTTATTATCGCATTGATCATCAACATCGGTATGTGGTTTGAGCGTTTTGACATCATCGTTATCAACCTTTCAAGAGATTACTTACCTGGATCTTGGACGATGTTTAAACCAACCATCATCGACGTAGGTGTATACTTAGGAACTATCGGATTCTTTTCTGTATTATTCTTACTATACGCAAGAACATTCCCTGTAATCGCACAGGCCGAATTGAAATCGATTTTGAAAATCTCAGGTGAAACTTATAAAGCAAAAGAAGGAGATGAGCACCACTAAAATTGTATACGGACTTTATGCTGATGACGACGATCTAATGAACGGAGTTAGAGCATTTAATGATAAAGGGATCGCTATAAACGAAGTTTATACTCCATTCCCAGTTCACGGGCTTGATAAGGCTTTAGGTTTAAAGAAAACAAGAATTTCTGATGCCGCATTTATCTATGCTCTTTATGGAGTTTCTATTGGCGCTACAGTTACTTGGTACGTAATGAATCATGACTGGCCTCAGAATATTGGTGGTAAACCAGCTTTCGAATGGTCTAGAAACATGCCTGCATTCGTAGTTCCAATGTTTGAATTGATGGTTTTCTGTGCAGCGCACATGATGTCTTTAACATTCTTAGTTAGAAACAAAATGTATCCTGGAGCTCCGGCTCAAAACCCAGACCCAAGAACTACAGATGATAAATTCATGATGGAATTTATAACTGAAGATGTAGAATCTATTAAGCAGCTGCTTGTTGATACGGGAGTTGAAGAAATAACTGTTAAAGATGCTTAAAATGAAAAAGAATGTACTAAAAATTACAGCTGTTTTAGGTTTAACTTCAGTTTTACTTAATTCTTGCGGACCGAAAGATAACACGCCACTGGTATATTTCCCAGATATGTACTTTCCGGTAGCTTACGATCCATTAATGAAAGCTGAGCTTGCCTATTCAGACCATGAAAATGAAATTCCTGCATTTGTTAAAAATAACGGTGCTACAGGTCTTGGTCCAGTGGAGGGTTCCGTTGCTCAAAACAAAGACGGTATTTTTGCTGAAGGTAAACTTCCAAAAAATCCGGATGAGTATAATGCTGGTTATGATGCTTCAAAATCATTAACTTCTTCTCCTTTAAATCCTGCGAACGCTGCAAAAGATATAGAGAGAGGTAAAATATTATTTGATCATACTTGTGCAGCTTGCCATGGAACTGGTGGAGACGGACAAGGACCAATCGTACAAAGCGGAGCATACTCTGGTGTACCGAATTACGCAGACAGAGAAATCACTGTGGGTTCTGTTCATTATGTATTAACAAACGGTAGAAATGCAATGGGTTCTTATGCAGGACAATTGAACGCTGGTGACAGATGGAGAGTGGCAATGTATGTGATGAACGCCTTTAAAAAAGGTGCAGCACCGGCAGCAGCTTCAGCTACAGCAGCAAAAACAGATTCAACCGCAACTAAAAAATAAGAAAAGAAATGTATAGTTTTTCACCAAAATTAAAATCAACTTCTATCATACTTCTTGTTGTAGGTTTAGTTCTATTTGGAATTGGTTATTTTATGAATCATGGAATAACTGCTGAAAAAATCGAACACATGATGGAGGCAGTACACTCTGCAGGTCACGACGCTCCTACTCACTCTAGCGAGATGATAGGTCCACAAGATCACGCTTCACATCTTGAGCATGCAACAATGCAGATTCACAATCAGCCTTTGGCAGCAATACATTTCGTAGCAGTATTTTTCTTCGGAGTAAGTTGTGCAGTATTGTTTTTCTACTGTATCCAGCACGCAGCTCACGCGGGATGGCCAATTATTATTACTAGAGTAATGGAAGCTATTGCTTCTTACATCCCTTACGGTGGTGCTATTTTAGTAATTTTAATGTTGCTGAATATTTTCCACCAAGGTCACTTATTCCATTGGATGGATCCGGATTTAACAGATCCTAATTCTGCACATTTTGATGTGATCTTATTTGAAAAGAAAAGATTCTTAAATATTCCTTTCTATGCAATCAGAACTTTGATCTACGTTATCGGAGCATCATTCTTCGCATGGAAATTGAAAGCACAATCTAAAAAAGTAGATGAGACAAAATCTTTGGTAGAGTATCAATTCCTTTACAGATGGGCAGTAGGATATATCGCATTCTTCGGGTTTGCTTCCGCAGCTTGGGCTTGGGACTGGTTGATGTCTATTGACCCTCACTGGTATTCTACAATGTATATCTGGTATTCTATGGTTAGCTGTCTTTCTAGTGGTATCGCAGTAATTATTTTACTAAGCGTTTATCTTAAGAAAAACGGATTCTTACCACAGTTCAATGACAACCACTTGCATGATTTAGGAGTTTTTCTTTTTGCTACAAGTATGCTTTGGACGTACACATGGTTTGCTCAGTTTATGTTGTATTGGTATGCAAACGTACCGGAAGAAGTTAACTACTTCTTTGGAAGATTCCAGCATTATGGAGTAACGTTCTTACCAATGTTGATTATCAACTTCTTATTACCACTATTGGTTTTAGTAAGTTCAAGCATCAAGAGAAACTACAAAGTAGTTACGATTATGGCAGTTGTCGTAATTTTAGGTCACCTTTTAGATTACTTTAATATGGTAATGCCGGGAACAGTTGGTCCTTACTGGAACACTCCTGAAGTTCTTTTATTAGTTTTAGGTGCCGTACTGTTTGTTGTAGGATTATTTATCTTCACAGTAATGTCAGCATTAGCTAAATTAAAATTAATTCCGACGGGTAACCCTTACCTTCACGAATCTGAAATTTACGAGTATCCTTTCTAAGGACTTGTAACAAAATAAAACTTTAAAAGACTGATTTATCACAAATCAGTCTTTTTTTTGCCAGTAAGGCAACCTTTTCCAAATTAGGTTGTCTTTATTAATATATAGATTTTTAAACTTAAACAATAACCATGAAAAAAACTCATCTACTCACTTTACTATTAATATTGTTGATCAATATTATCAATGCACAAACAACAACTTTCCTTTCTGAAAAAACAAACCAGCCATTACCAAAAGTTTCTGTCTTTGGAAAAGACGGAAGCATTGTTGCATACTCTGACATTGACGGAAAAATAGAGAGAAAGAAATTGACGCCATCTCAGGAAAAATTTCAACTGGTGTATGATAATTTGTTATTAGGAACGTTTTCTTTTACTGAATTGGATCAGGATGTGGTTAAATTAAATGACAGGGTAAAAGATATTGAAGCTGTCGTTATTAAAAACAACAAACCTGCGAAATATTTTTTAATTAAAGGAAATTTCAATGCTTATGTAACTTTAAACAATAAATTAAATTGCTACGTTGATGGAATTGTTACTTATGTTTTCGATAACAAAACCAAAAAAGTGAAAAGTACAAATATTGAGCAGTACAGAATTTTCAGATTAGAAAATGCTAAAAATGAGAAAAAAGAAATGGGATCTTGGGACTACAATTCATTTCTTGAGCTTCCAAGATTAAAAAGTGTAGGTAACGTTGACGAATACAAACAAAAAAACACAAAAGTAAAAGAACTAAAAGGTAATACTAAGGACGAAATTGAGATCACAGGCGAAGCCCTACAGGAAAAAGAATTGGCACTCTTTGGTTACCGTTTTTTCGACATTAGAGGAATTGTGAACGTTTCTTACGAGAAAGACTCAAAGAAAACATTACGAGATTTATTAGAATCAAACGAAATTGCCTTTATAAAAGTGAAACATAAAAGTGAACCGGAATATAACCAAATTATTGTCTACAAAAACTTCACACCTACCGAGTTAGATTTCAGTAATAGTAACGATGTTGAAAAAGTAAAATACGATAAAAACATCAGTAATTACAAAACCCATTATTGGCAAGATCCATCGTTTCCAAATATGCAGACCATCTTTAGCTCATTCTTCAAAGAAGATTTAAAGGAAAAAGAAAACAAGAAATAAAAAATCTGTATTCATAAAGGTTTTACTAAATTTGCATCAAACCATAAACAAATGAAAAAGCTAACTTTTTTACTGCTATTTAGTTTGCTTGCATTTACCGCTTGTAAGAAAGATCATGCAGATGCAACATCAACGCAAACTTTACAGTCGAGTATTAACGACATGGCATCAAGCCTTACAACCATCAAACAGATCAAATTTAATGAAGCCTTATATATTCTTAAAACTTTCGGTGTAGAAGCCGATGGAGATGTTAACGAGCTTAAAGCATTAGGCAAATTGATTGACGGAAAAAAGGTTCCTGAAATATTGTCAATGGCAGATCAGGTGGCTCAGAAAAACGGTATTGAGTGGGCAAGTACTGCTCCACCGTCATTAGGTGAAATGAATATCTTCGGTGACGAAACCGCAAAAGAAAGCGACCCGAATGATGTAAGAGCAAACTCTCTCAACATCGCAACTCAACCTTCCGGTGATAATGGAAGCGGACCTACATCTATGCAGATCATCCCAAGATTGGTAGATAATGCCGGAAAACCAATTGCCTTTAGCGGTGCAGCTTTAGAAACAACTTTAGAAGTCTTCAGCAATGGTGTGAAGCTTTCAACAGCCAAAAACCTGATGCTGGATAATAACTTCAGAGGTTTTAATCTGAAATTCTCGTCTTTATTAGCATCTAAAATTGCAGATAATAAAATCGACATCACGGTTTCGGTAAAAACGACAGCAAAAACTTTCAAAATGTCTAAAATAGGATTGGATGTAAATCCTAATGCTTTGAAAGTGCCAGAAGTTCCAAAAACGGATTCCACAATGGTAATTCAAGATCCGAATGCAGTGATAGATCCAAACAATCCAGCAGGTACAACTCAGGGAACAGTTACAGATCCAAACGCGACACCTACTCAGCCAAAACAGCCAACAGCTGATCCGAAGAGTACGGTCAGCAAATTTTTAAACAATGTAAGTTCACAAAATCTAAAAGCCGCCTTCGATGCGTCAAGCAATCCAAGTTGGGGAAGTTATGAATCATTTTCAAATCCTACCTCAGGTTTCGGAGCAGTAAGAACTGTTAGTGTAAAAAATATTTCGACAAACGCATCAAATCCTAATGTTGCAAGTGTAAATGCAACTTACGATGTGACTGATAAAAATGGAAGAACAACATCTTTGAAAGCTACTTTCGGGCTAAAAAGCGTCAATGGAGAATGGAAAATTTCAAGCTATAAAATTAATCCATAATTGATGGCTTCGCAGGAACTGATACAAAAATTGGAAAATACGATTGAAAATATCGCAGACTTTCCGATTCCCGGGATTCAGTTCAGAGATATTTCGCCCATATTTTTAGATCCGAAACTGTAT
This region includes:
- a CDS encoding TAT-variant-translocated molybdopterin oxidoreductase; amino-acid sequence: MASNKIQFRSIHELKDPALNGKLALKEFQEEIPVEDFLGDAEKSDASTTRRDFLKLLGFSTAAVTLAACEAPVIKTIPYVVKPHDIIPGVPNYYASTYFDGFDFASVLVKTREGRPIKIEPNPAAGDLGKTNARAQASVLSLYDNDKVKQPKLDGKDETFDKVDDFVIKGLNEAAASGKRIVLLSHSFASPTFKKLFAEFKAKYPTAELVTYDAIPYAASLDAAQEVFGQRALPVYDLKGSELVVSFQADFLGDYNASSLETSYAAARKPGENMLRHIQVESNISLTGANADSRYRLKPSAVNKTLVEVYNAIVGGGSSDKLANEIAKELAAKGSKAVVFADGSKGAQVLAHLINQKLGSVAFTGKANFLKEFDKVRFQEFLGWVNGGQVGVLITNNVDPIYSHYKGQDFKKSLAKVPHVIAVADKKNEMYKAAKAVIPLANWLESWGDIEPQSGVYSLMQPTIQKIYKSRQIEESLLVWKNGKNNAANNYYDYLKASSASVLGGTSFNKALYNGITTSNNAATLSYAGGNAAQAVTELGSFKASDLELVLYTKTSIGDGTQANNPWLQELPDPLTRMSWDNYLTISPKDAERLGIENDLNARMQLDGSIVNLTVNGVTIKDVPVFIQPGQADGSVGLALGYGKKDSGATADTGVNAYPLFDGSNLVISDVKIEKTGEEHEFAGIQLQNTLMGRYDIAKEVPLTEYLNVAFDDEHHGWNKPLEYHTISGALPAGKIDLWDAFDDTDGPHFNLSVDLNSCTGCGACIIACQAENNVPVVGKEEIRMSRDMYWLRIDRYYSAKEKIETKEGVERGLNVPQLYDILIEPNQSPDVIFQPVMCQHCNHAPCETVCPVAATSHGKQGQNQMAYNRCIGTRYCANNCPYKVRRFNWFTYNLNDKFDFNQNNDLGRMVLNPDVVVRTRGVMEKCSLCIQQTQATILNAKKENRKVTDNEFKNSVACASACSTGSLTFGDMNDKESEVRGLYSSNRRYHLLEEIGTKPNVFYHTKVRNRVEN
- the nrfD gene encoding NrfD/PsrC family molybdoenzyme membrane anchor subunit, which produces MSGHYEAPIREPLIIGHKTYHDITEDIARPIEERAGKLWWVSLYAALVLFIYGFGCIAYTIGTGIGAWGLNRTINWGWDITNFVWWVGIGHAGTLISAVLLLFRQRWRMSVNRSAEAMTIFAVVQAAIFPVIHMGRVWVGYWVFPLPNQFGSLWGNFNSPLLWDVFAISTYFSVSTVFWFMGLIPDFAMIRDRAKTPWTKKIYTFLAFGWGGKAKHWQRFEELSLVLAGLATPLVFSVHTTVSFDFATSVIKGWHSTIYPPYFVAGAIFSGFAMVQTLLLIARKVCHLEDYITMYHIEIMNIVIILTGGMVTVAYATEYFIGWYSGSRYEDFTYLSPGAATGPYWWAFWALISCNLIIPAAFWFKRVRTNILATFIIALIINIGMWFERFDIIVINLSRDYLPGSWTMFKPTIIDVGVYLGTIGFFSVLFLLYARTFPVIAQAELKSILKISGETYKAKEGDEHH
- a CDS encoding DUF3341 domain-containing protein gives rise to the protein MSTTKIVYGLYADDDDLMNGVRAFNDKGIAINEVYTPFPVHGLDKALGLKKTRISDAAFIYALYGVSIGATVTWYVMNHDWPQNIGGKPAFEWSRNMPAFVVPMFELMVFCAAHMMSLTFLVRNKMYPGAPAQNPDPRTTDDKFMMEFITEDVESIKQLLVDTGVEEITVKDA
- a CDS encoding c-type cytochrome, which codes for MLKMKKNVLKITAVLGLTSVLLNSCGPKDNTPLVYFPDMYFPVAYDPLMKAELAYSDHENEIPAFVKNNGATGLGPVEGSVAQNKDGIFAEGKLPKNPDEYNAGYDASKSLTSSPLNPANAAKDIERGKILFDHTCAACHGTGGDGQGPIVQSGAYSGVPNYADREITVGSVHYVLTNGRNAMGSYAGQLNAGDRWRVAMYVMNAFKKGAAPAAASATAAKTDSTATKK
- a CDS encoding quinol:cytochrome C oxidoreductase yields the protein MYSFSPKLKSTSIILLVVGLVLFGIGYFMNHGITAEKIEHMMEAVHSAGHDAPTHSSEMIGPQDHASHLEHATMQIHNQPLAAIHFVAVFFFGVSCAVLFFYCIQHAAHAGWPIIITRVMEAIASYIPYGGAILVILMLLNIFHQGHLFHWMDPDLTDPNSAHFDVILFEKKRFLNIPFYAIRTLIYVIGASFFAWKLKAQSKKVDETKSLVEYQFLYRWAVGYIAFFGFASAAWAWDWLMSIDPHWYSTMYIWYSMVSCLSSGIAVIILLSVYLKKNGFLPQFNDNHLHDLGVFLFATSMLWTYTWFAQFMLYWYANVPEEVNYFFGRFQHYGVTFLPMLIINFLLPLLVLVSSSIKRNYKVVTIMAVVVILGHLLDYFNMVMPGTVGPYWNTPEVLLLVLGAVLFVVGLFIFTVMSALAKLKLIPTGNPYLHESEIYEYPF